The Buchnera aphidicola (Hyalopterus amygdali) genome has a segment encoding these proteins:
- the rpmA gene encoding 50S ribosomal protein L27 — MAHKKAGGSTRNGRDSHAQRLGVKCFGGEMISAGSIIVRQRGTKFHPGKNVGCGKDHTIFATIKGRVEFKKKGIKKRTYINIVQ, encoded by the coding sequence ATGGCACATAAGAAAGCCGGCGGATCGACAAGAAATGGACGAGATTCGCATGCTCAAAGATTAGGCGTAAAATGTTTTGGCGGAGAAATGATTTCAGCAGGTAGTATTATTGTAAGACAACGAGGAACAAAATTTCATCCTGGGAAAAATGTAGGTTGTGGAAAAGACCATACAATTTTTGCAACTATTAAAGGAAGGGTAGAATTTAAAAAAAAAGGAATTAAAAAAAGAACTTATATTAATATAGTTCAATAA
- the ftsH gene encoding ATP-dependent zinc metalloprotease FtsH, whose translation MVKNLIFWLFITVILMSVFQNFNSSDTSNHRVDYSTFLSEVNQDQVREAYINGRTISVIKKDSSKYITYIPINDPKLLDNLLTKNVKIVGEVPEEPSLLISIFISWFPMLLLIGVWIFFMRQMQMGGGKGAMSFGKSKARMLSEDQIQTTFSDVAGCDEAKEEVSELVEYLKEPTRFQKLGGKIPKGILMVGPPGTGKTLLAKAIAGEAKVPFFTISGSDFVEMFVGVGASRVRDMFDHARKSAPCIIFIDEIDAVGRQRGAGLGGGHDEREQTLNQMLVEMDGFDGNEGVILIAATNRPDVLDPALLRPGRFDRQVIVALPDVRGREQILKVHMRKVPLSKDVDPMIIARGTPGFSGADLANLVNEAALFAARLNGQVVSMMDFEKAKDKIMMGSERKSMIMSNLQKESTAYHESGHVIIGRLVPDHDPAHKVTIIPRGQALGVTFFLPESDVLSISRQKLESQISTLYGGRLAEEIIYGVKNVSTGAVNDIKVATNLARNMVTQWGFSDKLGPLLYAEEEGEVFLGRSVAKAKHMSDDTARIIDEEVKLLIEVNYNRARKILNENIDILHAMKDALIKYETIDSLQIDDLMARRDVRNPKGWSEIDQNKNI comes from the coding sequence ATGGTTAAAAACCTGATCTTTTGGTTATTTATTACAGTTATTTTAATGTCTGTTTTTCAGAATTTTAATTCTAGTGATACAAGTAATCACAGAGTTGATTATTCTACTTTTTTATCAGAAGTTAATCAAGATCAGGTCCGTGAAGCATATATTAACGGACGGACAATAAGTGTTATCAAAAAAGATAGTAGTAAATATATTACATATATTCCTATTAATGATCCTAAGTTATTAGACAATCTTTTAACAAAAAACGTTAAAATTGTTGGTGAAGTACCTGAAGAACCAAGTCTTCTTATTTCTATTTTCATTTCTTGGTTTCCAATGTTATTGTTAATTGGTGTTTGGATTTTTTTTATGCGTCAAATGCAAATGGGTGGAGGAAAAGGAGCAATGTCTTTTGGTAAGAGTAAAGCTCGCATGTTATCAGAAGATCAAATTCAAACGACTTTTTCTGATGTTGCCGGATGTGATGAAGCTAAAGAAGAAGTTAGCGAATTAGTTGAATATTTAAAAGAACCTACTCGTTTTCAAAAGCTAGGGGGGAAAATTCCTAAGGGGATATTAATGGTAGGACCTCCTGGAACAGGAAAAACATTACTTGCAAAAGCAATAGCAGGTGAAGCTAAAGTTCCATTTTTTACTATTTCAGGTTCTGATTTTGTTGAAATGTTTGTTGGAGTTGGTGCATCCAGAGTAAGAGATATGTTTGATCATGCTAGAAAATCTGCACCATGTATTATATTTATTGATGAAATTGATGCAGTTGGTCGTCAAAGAGGTGCTGGTTTAGGTGGAGGACATGATGAAAGAGAACAAACATTAAATCAAATGCTTGTAGAAATGGATGGGTTTGATGGTAATGAAGGAGTAATTTTAATAGCTGCTACTAATAGACCAGATGTTTTAGATCCTGCTTTACTTCGACCAGGTCGTTTTGATCGACAGGTGATTGTAGCATTACCAGATGTTCGTGGTCGTGAACAAATTTTAAAAGTACATATGCGAAAAGTGCCTTTATCTAAAGATGTAGATCCTATGATCATTGCTCGCGGTACACCGGGTTTCTCAGGAGCAGATTTAGCTAATTTAGTTAATGAAGCAGCTCTTTTTGCTGCCCGTTTAAATGGTCAAGTTGTTTCTATGATGGATTTTGAAAAAGCAAAAGATAAAATTATGATGGGTTCTGAACGAAAATCTATGATAATGAGTAATTTACAAAAAGAATCAACTGCATACCATGAATCTGGTCATGTTATTATTGGTAGATTAGTACCCGATCACGATCCTGCACATAAAGTTACTATTATTCCTAGAGGACAAGCATTAGGCGTAACTTTTTTTTTACCAGAATCAGATGTACTCAGTATTAGTCGGCAAAAATTAGAGAGTCAGATATCTACACTGTATGGTGGTCGATTAGCAGAAGAAATTATTTATGGTGTTAAAAATGTTTCTACTGGTGCAGTTAATGATATTAAAGTAGCTACAAATTTAGCACGAAATATGGTAACTCAATGGGGATTTTCAGATAAACTTGGCCCTTTATTATATGCAGAAGAAGAAGGGGAAGTATTTTTAGGTCGTTCTGTTGCAAAAGCAAAACACATGTCTGATGATACAGCTCGAATTATTGATGAAGAAGTTAAATTGTTAATTGAAGTAAACTATAATCGAGCAAGAAAAATTTTGAATGAAAATATTGATATTTTGCATGCCATGAAAGACGCTTTAATAAAATATGAAACTATTGATTCATTACAAATCGATGATTTAATGGCGAGACGAGATGTGCGTAATCCAAAGGGATGGTCTGAGATTGATCAAAATAAAAATATTTAA
- the rpsP gene encoding 30S ribosomal protein S16, whose protein sequence is MVKIRLARYGTKKRPFYKMVVADSRFSRDGRFIERLGYFNPLSKSKNHELKINLNRILYWKKNGAQISERARKIIKLLNKKEEKL, encoded by the coding sequence ATGGTAAAAATTCGATTAGCTCGATATGGCACAAAAAAACGTCCGTTTTATAAAATGGTAGTAGCAGATAGTCGATTTTCTAGAGATGGTCGATTTATAGAACGATTAGGTTATTTTAATCCTCTATCCAAAAGTAAAAATCATGAACTTAAAATAAATTTAAATCGTATTTTATATTGGAAAAAAAATGGTGCACAAATTTCAGAAAGAGCAAGAAAAATAATAAAATTATTAAATAAAAAAGAGGAAAAATTATAA
- a CDS encoding RlmE family RNA methyltransferase, whose translation MIYKKVSKSSHRWLLEHFNDKYVKEAQKNRLRSRSWFKLEEIDKKNKLFRSGMHVLDLGSSPGGWSQYAVSKIGKKGHVIAFDILPMKKIIGVDFFQIDFFNKKKLQLMLNNFSNSNFNVIMSDMAPNMTGCSFIDMPRIIEICNIALKISNCLLSRNGILLLKSFQGEGFNDFFSQMKLFFSKIKIFKPKTSRARSREIFILATR comes from the coding sequence ATGATTTATAAAAAAGTATCAAAGAGTTCTCATCGTTGGTTACTAGAGCATTTTAATGACAAATATGTTAAGGAGGCACAAAAAAATAGATTACGTTCACGATCTTGGTTTAAATTAGAAGAAATTGATAAAAAAAATAAATTATTTAGAAGTGGAATGCATGTTCTTGACCTAGGATCTTCTCCTGGAGGTTGGTCTCAATATGCAGTTAGTAAAATAGGAAAAAAAGGTCACGTTATAGCTTTTGATATATTACCTATGAAAAAAATAATAGGTGTTGACTTTTTTCAGATAGATTTTTTTAATAAAAAAAAATTACAGTTAATGTTAAATAATTTTTCTAATTCTAATTTTAATGTAATTATGTCGGATATGGCACCAAATATGACAGGTTGTTCATTTATTGATATGCCTAGAATTATTGAAATATGTAATATAGCTTTGAAAATATCCAATTGTTTATTATCTCGAAATGGTATTCTTTTATTAAAGTCATTTCAAGGAGAAGGTTTCAATGATTTTTTTTCGCAGATGAAATTATTTTTTTCAAAAATTAAAATTTTTAAACCTAAAACTTCTCGAGCAAGATCTCGAGAAATATTTATTCTAGCAACCAGATAA
- the secG gene encoding preprotein translocase subunit SecG: protein MYLFFLIFLVLISFSLIFLILLQSGKGFSNNIHLNTSNHFKIFNSFRNGGFLKNSIGVIACCFLIISIILCNINDKKVNSDFFLDNKKQKVFMNRKEELKILNNELPN, encoded by the coding sequence ATGTATTTATTTTTTTTAATTTTTTTAGTTTTAATTTCTTTTTCCTTAATTTTTTTAATTTTATTACAGTCAGGGAAGGGGTTTAGTAATAATATTCATTTAAATACATCAAATCATTTTAAAATTTTTAATAGTTTTAGAAATGGTGGTTTTTTAAAAAATTCTATTGGAGTAATTGCCTGCTGTTTTTTAATTATCAGTATTATTTTATGTAATATTAATGATAAAAAAGTTAATTCAGATTTTTTTTTAGATAATAAAAAACAAAAAGTGTTTATGAATAGAAAAGAGGAATTAAAAATATTAAATAATGAACTGCCAAATTAA
- the ffh gene encoding signal recognition particle protein has protein sequence MFNQLTERLSQSFQKIINKGRLTENNIKDTIREVRKALLEADVTLSVIKIFIKNVTEKSIGHEINNSLTPGQEFIKIVKNELIAAMGEKNNTLNFSVEPPAVMLFVGLQGVGKTTTLIKVANWIKNKYKKKILTTSTDVYRAAAIEQLKILSNQAKIDFYSSNIDQTPKDIIYKAIEYAKLKLYEVLLIDTAGRLHIDKIMMNEIHQIQIYSKPIETLLVVDSMMGQDAVNMAKKFNEYLSISGIIITKTDSDARSGVALSMRYITGKPIKFVGTGEKITQLETFHPERIADRILGMNQAISFIKEIEEKVNQSQVQKLTKKFRKKDNFDLNDFLIQLKEMEKMGGVNYFIEKFLKNKFLSNNSLLVEKKNITKKIESIIYSMTMKERICPTIIKGSRKRRIALGSGTKIQDINQLLKNFNDIQRIMKKMKKGGIGNIIRNIKNILPKNF, from the coding sequence ATGTTTAATCAATTAACTGAACGTCTTTCACAAAGTTTTCAAAAAATTATCAATAAAGGAAGACTCACAGAAAATAATATCAAAGATACTATACGAGAAGTAAGAAAAGCATTATTAGAAGCAGACGTAACACTGTCAGTAATAAAAATATTTATTAAAAATGTTACAGAAAAATCAATTGGCCATGAAATAAACAACAGTTTAACACCTGGTCAAGAATTTATAAAAATTGTAAAAAATGAATTAATTGCAGCAATGGGAGAAAAAAATAATACTTTAAATTTTTCTGTCGAACCACCTGCCGTAATGTTATTTGTTGGATTACAAGGAGTTGGAAAAACTACAACTTTAATAAAAGTTGCAAATTGGATTAAAAATAAATATAAAAAAAAAATATTAACAACATCAACTGATGTTTATCGAGCCGCTGCAATTGAACAATTAAAAATATTATCCAATCAAGCAAAAATAGATTTTTATTCATCTAACATAGATCAAACACCTAAAGATATTATCTACAAGGCAATTGAATACGCAAAATTAAAGTTATATGAAGTGTTATTGATTGATACAGCAGGACGCTTGCATATTGATAAAATAATGATGAATGAAATACATCAAATACAAATTTATTCTAAACCTATTGAAACACTTCTAGTAGTAGATTCAATGATGGGTCAAGATGCAGTAAATATGGCAAAAAAATTCAACGAATATTTATCTATATCAGGTATTATAATTACTAAAACTGATAGCGATGCTAGAAGTGGTGTCGCTTTATCAATGCGTTATATTACTGGAAAGCCAATTAAATTTGTAGGAACAGGAGAAAAAATAACACAACTAGAAACTTTTCATCCTGAAAGGATAGCAGATAGAATTTTAGGAATGAATCAAGCAATATCTTTTATTAAAGAAATTGAAGAAAAAGTAAATCAATCGCAAGTACAAAAATTAACTAAAAAATTTAGAAAAAAAGATAACTTTGATTTAAATGACTTTTTAATACAACTAAAAGAAATGGAAAAAATGGGAGGTGTAAATTATTTCATAGAAAAATTTTTAAAAAATAAATTTTTATCTAATAATTCATTGTTAGTTGAAAAGAAAAATATTACAAAAAAAATTGAATCTATTATATATTCAATGACAATGAAAGAAAGAATATGTCCAACAATTATAAAAGGTTCTAGAAAACGTAGAATTGCTTTAGGCTCTGGAACGAAAATTCAAGATATAAATCAATTATTAAAAAATTTTAATGATATACAAAGAATAATGAAAAAAATGAAAAAAGGTGGAATTGGGAATATAATTCGAAATATAAAAAATATATTACCTAAAAATTTTTAA
- the murA gene encoding UDP-N-acetylglucosamine 1-carboxyvinyltransferase — protein sequence MNKLYIEGNKQLSGNVRISGSKNAALPILFMSILTKEKVQLTNVPKLTDIDTTIQLLKYLGAKIKNKKKILHIDTSLIKSNCPPYHLTKKIRASIWLLAPLLIRFGKAKIFLPGGCKIGSRPIDLHIKGLIELGANITLEDNYIFATIEKPLIGKNIYIQKVSVGATITIMGAAALSEGTTVIENAAREPEIIDIAKFLNTLGANIIGAGNNKIFIKGVSRLFGGTHKVIPDRIETGTFLIGAAISQGNVICHQTEPKFLKNVLIKLLESGAKINIGKNWIQLDMRGKKPKSINIATSPYPGFPTDLQPQFTLLNTISQSEGITTENIFENRFIYVSELIKMGAQIKIKKNSVICKGVSHLQSQNVFSTDLRGAATLVLAGCIASGITIVNNIYHFERGYELFSEKLNKLGANIKHI from the coding sequence ATGAACAAATTATATATAGAAGGAAATAAACAATTAAGTGGAAATGTTAGAATTTCTGGATCTAAAAATGCAGCATTACCAATTTTATTTATGAGTATTCTAACAAAAGAAAAGGTTCAGTTAACTAATGTGCCAAAATTAACCGACATTGATACAACTATTCAATTATTAAAATATTTAGGAGCAAAGATAAAAAATAAAAAAAAAATACTCCATATTGATACAAGTTTAATAAAATCAAACTGTCCACCATATCATTTAACAAAAAAAATAAGAGCATCAATATGGCTATTAGCACCTCTTTTAATACGTTTTGGTAAAGCTAAAATATTTTTACCAGGAGGATGTAAAATAGGTTCTAGACCAATTGATTTACATATCAAAGGATTAATTGAATTAGGTGCAAACATTACTTTAGAAGATAATTATATTTTTGCTACTATCGAAAAACCTTTAATAGGAAAAAACATTTATATTCAAAAAGTTAGTGTAGGAGCAACTATTACTATTATGGGCGCAGCTGCTTTGTCTGAAGGAACAACTGTAATTGAAAACGCAGCCAGAGAACCAGAAATAATTGATATTGCAAAATTTTTAAATACTTTAGGCGCAAATATCATTGGTGCAGGTAATAATAAGATTTTCATTAAAGGCGTTTCTAGACTTTTCGGTGGTACTCATAAAGTTATACCAGATAGAATTGAAACAGGAACTTTTTTAATTGGAGCTGCAATATCTCAAGGTAATGTTATTTGTCATCAAACTGAACCCAAATTTTTAAAAAATGTACTAATAAAATTATTAGAATCAGGTGCAAAAATTAACATAGGAAAAAATTGGATTCAACTCGATATGAGGGGGAAAAAACCGAAATCTATTAATATTGCAACTTCCCCTTATCCAGGATTTCCAACAGATCTACAACCACAATTTACTTTATTAAATACGATTTCTCAAAGCGAAGGTATTACTACTGAAAATATATTTGAAAATCGTTTTATTTACGTTTCAGAATTAATTAAAATGGGCGCTCAAATAAAAATTAAAAAAAATTCTGTAATTTGCAAAGGTGTTTCTCATTTACAATCTCAAAATGTATTTTCAACTGATTTAAGAGGAGCAGCAACATTAGTTTTAGCAGGTTGTATTGCCAGTGGAATTACAATAGTCAATAATATTTATCACTTTGAAAGAGGATATGAATTATTTTCGGAAAAGTTAAATAAATTAGGAGCAAATATTAAACATATATAA
- a CDS encoding BolA family protein, whose product MNTKKIEFILKEQLNLKEVYVTEENNHFKITAIGDVFKGSSQVTRQKMIYKPLINMITKNKIHAISIKSYTLNEWEKNNNL is encoded by the coding sequence ATGAATACAAAAAAAATAGAATTTATTCTGAAAGAACAATTAAATTTAAAAGAAGTTTATGTAACAGAAGAGAATAATCATTTTAAAATAACAGCTATAGGAGACGTGTTCAAAGGAAGTAGTCAAGTTACAAGACAAAAAATGATTTACAAACCTTTAATCAATATGATTACAAAAAATAAAATTCACGCTATATCTATAAAATCTTATACATTAAATGAATGGGAAAAAAATAATAATTTATAA
- the greA gene encoding transcription elongation factor GreA, with protein sequence MINLIPMTVRGAEKLREELEKLKNVKRPRIILAITEARKHGDLKENAEYHSAREEQSFCEGRIQEIESKLSNAQIIDITKISNDGRVVFGSTVTVLNIETNEIFTYQIVGDDEANFKKNLISINSPMSRGLIGKTVNTVVIICTPSGDVQYKILRIDYI encoded by the coding sequence ATGATTAATTTAATCCCCATGACTGTTAGAGGTGCTGAAAAACTCCGTGAAGAGCTTGAAAAACTAAAAAATGTAAAACGTCCTCGTATTATTCTTGCAATCACAGAAGCGAGAAAACATGGTGATTTAAAAGAAAATGCTGAATATCACTCCGCTCGAGAAGAACAAAGTTTTTGTGAAGGGCGTATACAAGAAATTGAATCTAAGTTATCTAATGCTCAAATTATAGATATAACAAAGATCTCAAATGATGGACGAGTTGTTTTTGGTTCTACAGTAACTGTTTTAAATATTGAAACAAATGAAATATTTACTTATCAGATTGTTGGTGATGATGAAGCTAATTTTAAAAAAAATTTAATTTCCATTAATTCTCCAATGTCAAGAGGATTAATTGGTAAAACTGTTAATACTGTTGTTATTATATGCACACCATCGGGTGATGTTCAATATAAGATTTTACGGATAGATTATATTTAA
- the rpsI gene encoding 30S ribosomal protein S9, translating to MTKIQNYGTGRRKSSSARVFLRSGNGEITVNKRSLKDYFGRETSCMIVRQPLELVDMINNFNIYITVKGGGVSGQAGAIRQGITRALIKYNHSLRAELRKSGFVTRDSRQVERKKVGFRKSRKRTQFSKR from the coding sequence ATGACTAAAATCCAAAACTATGGGACTGGTCGTCGTAAAAGTTCCTCCGCTAGAGTTTTTCTTCGATCTGGAAATGGAGAAATAACTGTAAATAAACGTTCTTTAAAAGATTATTTTGGTCGCGAAACTTCTTGTATGATTGTTCGTCAGCCATTAGAATTAGTTGATATGATAAATAATTTTAACATTTATATTACTGTAAAAGGTGGGGGTGTATCTGGACAAGCTGGTGCTATTCGACAAGGAATTACCCGTGCTTTAATAAAATATAATCATTCTTTGCGTGCTGAATTAAGAAAATCTGGTTTTGTTACACGTGATTCAAGACAAGTAGAACGAAAAAAGGTAGGTTTTCGTAAATCTCGGAAACGAACACAATTTTCTAAACGTTAA
- the rplM gene encoding 50S ribosomal protein L13 codes for MKTFSIKLNNIKRSWFYVDATNKTLGRFASTLSLFLRGKHKAYYTPHLDTGDYIIVLNASKILVTGKKRINKTYYHHTGYIGGIKKLRFEEMMSKNPIKIIEIAVKGMLPKGALGRSMFKKLKVFSNENHDHVAQCPQFLNI; via the coding sequence ATGAAAACTTTTTCAATTAAATTAAACAATATAAAACGAAGTTGGTTTTATGTCGATGCTACTAATAAAACGTTAGGTAGATTTGCAAGTACATTATCTCTTTTTCTAAGAGGAAAGCATAAGGCTTATTATACCCCTCATCTTGATACGGGTGATTATATTATAGTTTTAAATGCTTCAAAAATATTAGTTACAGGAAAAAAAAGAATTAATAAAACTTATTATCATCACACTGGTTATATAGGTGGTATAAAAAAGTTGAGATTTGAAGAAATGATGTCTAAAAACCCTATTAAAATTATTGAAATAGCTGTTAAAGGAATGCTACCAAAAGGAGCTCTAGGTCGTTCTATGTTCAAAAAATTAAAAGTTTTTTCTAATGAAAATCACGATCATGTAGCACAATGTCCTCAGTTTTTAAATATTTAA
- the rplU gene encoding 50S ribosomal protein L21: MYAVFLSGGKQYRVKKNQTIKLEKLNYVAGSIIELKNVLMISNEKKVQIGNPFLPRSTIKAHVESHGRLKKIKIIKFHRRKHYKKQQGHRQYYTNVKILEINNINGE, from the coding sequence ATGTATGCAGTTTTTTTAAGTGGTGGAAAACAATATCGAGTTAAAAAAAACCAAACTATTAAATTAGAAAAATTAAATTATGTGGCCGGTTCAATTATTGAATTAAAAAATGTATTAATGATTTCTAACGAAAAAAAAGTACAAATAGGTAATCCTTTCTTACCTCGTAGTACTATTAAAGCACATGTAGAAAGTCATGGAAGATTAAAAAAAATTAAAATAATAAAATTTCATCGACGCAAACACTATAAAAAACAACAAGGTCATCGTCAATACTATACTAATGTAAAAATTTTAGAAATCAACAATATTAATGGAGAATAA
- the cgtA gene encoding Obg family GTPase CgtA — MKFIDHTVIQVIAGNGGNGCINFRREKYVPKGGPDGGDGGDGGNVWLESNKNLNTLIDLRFQKIFHAQHGANGSGRNCSGKKGKDIKIYVPIGTKIINYQTREIISDLIKHKQKILIAKGGWHGLGNSRFKSSTNRSPRKRTLGSIGEKREIQLELVLIADVGTLGMPNAGKSTLVKNISSAKTKIADYPFTTLNPILGSVSINNKNFIIADIPGIIKNASQGSGLGILFLKHLERCKILLHIVDVCPLDYSSPIENMKIVLNELKVYNKELYEKTRWLVFNKVDLIKNSEIKKIINTAKKFLKPDEKFYLISAIKNLGIKKLCSDIVLHLKK; from the coding sequence ATGAAATTTATTGATCACACCGTTATTCAAGTTATTGCTGGAAACGGCGGAAATGGATGTATTAATTTTAGAAGAGAAAAATATGTACCAAAAGGTGGACCAGATGGAGGAGACGGAGGTGACGGTGGAAATGTTTGGTTAGAATCCAATAAAAATTTAAATACTCTTATAGATCTTAGATTTCAAAAAATATTTCATGCTCAACACGGTGCAAACGGATCAGGAAGAAATTGTTCTGGAAAAAAAGGGAAAGATATAAAAATATATGTTCCTATTGGTACAAAAATTATTAATTATCAAACACGTGAAATCATAAGTGATTTAATTAAACACAAACAAAAAATACTAATTGCAAAAGGAGGTTGGCATGGATTAGGAAATAGCAGATTTAAATCTTCAACAAACAGATCTCCAAGAAAAAGAACACTAGGATCAATAGGAGAGAAAAGAGAGATACAACTAGAATTAGTCTTAATAGCAGATGTAGGAACATTAGGAATGCCTAATGCTGGAAAATCTACTTTAGTAAAAAATATATCTAGCGCTAAAACAAAAATTGCAGATTATCCTTTTACTACATTAAATCCTATATTAGGAAGCGTCAGCATAAATAATAAAAATTTTATTATAGCAGATATTCCTGGAATAATTAAAAATGCATCTCAAGGTTCCGGTTTAGGTATTCTTTTTCTAAAACACTTAGAAAGATGTAAAATATTACTTCATATTGTTGATGTATGTCCTCTAGACTATTCTAGTCCTATAGAAAATATGAAAATTGTTTTAAATGAACTTAAAGTATATAATAAAGAATTATATGAAAAAACTAGATGGTTAGTTTTTAATAAAGTTGATTTAATAAAAAATTCAGAAATAAAAAAAATAATTAATACAGCCAAAAAATTCCTAAAACCAGACGAAAAATTCTATTTAATTTCTGCAATTAAAAATTTAGGTATTAAAAAATTATGTTCTGATATCGTCTTACATCTGAAAAAATAA
- a CDS encoding chorismate mutase encodes MPSKNDLLKFRNEINDVDKKIVQLLAKRKKLVLNIAKSKIKNNQPIRDIQREKYLLEKLTDLAKKNNLDSNYIIRLFQLIIEESVLTQKEILKKSRNDKNINSPTFSFLGPKGSYSQIATLKYAEKHFERYIENACLNFEEVVKSVECKKSDYAILPIENSCSGFINEVLNILKKTKLFIIGEINIPINHCLLGIKKIELSQIQSIYSHPQPFKQCSNFIKQFPNWKIQYTNSTADAMKKITEYKIQNNVALGSEIGGKIYGLKVLYKNLANKKKNITRFIFLARKFATISSTEKTKLTLILNIKKVSKELDKILLILKNKKIIVKKLTSQNIHKKLCKETFYIDIQGNISSPLMQEIIQKIQKITHFVKILGCYPIENTAQILK; translated from the coding sequence ATGCCATCTAAAAATGATTTATTAAAATTTCGTAATGAAATCAATGATGTTGATAAAAAGATAGTTCAGTTGCTCGCAAAAAGAAAAAAACTCGTATTAAATATCGCAAAATCTAAAATAAAAAATAATCAACCGATAAGAGATATACAAAGAGAAAAATATTTACTAGAAAAATTAACTGATTTAGCAAAAAAAAATAACTTAGATAGTAATTACATAATACGATTATTCCAATTAATAATTGAAGAATCAGTATTAACACAAAAAGAAATATTAAAAAAATCTCGTAATGATAAAAATATAAATAGTCCCACCTTTTCTTTTCTTGGTCCCAAGGGTTCTTATTCTCAGATTGCCACCTTAAAATATGCAGAAAAACATTTTGAGAGATACATTGAGAATGCCTGTTTAAATTTTGAAGAAGTTGTAAAATCAGTTGAATGTAAAAAATCAGATTATGCTATATTACCAATAGAAAATAGCTGTTCTGGATTTATCAATGAAGTATTAAATATATTAAAAAAAACAAAATTATTTATTATTGGAGAAATTAATATTCCTATAAATCACTGCTTACTAGGAATAAAAAAAATAGAATTAAGTCAAATCCAATCAATATATAGTCACCCTCAACCATTTAAGCAATGTAGTAATTTTATAAAACAGTTTCCTAATTGGAAAATCCAATATACTAATAGTACAGCAGATGCAATGAAAAAAATTACCGAATATAAAATACAGAATAACGTTGCATTAGGAAGTGAAATTGGAGGAAAAATTTATGGACTAAAAGTATTGTATAAAAACTTAGCAAATAAAAAGAAAAATATAACAAGATTTATTTTTCTAGCAAGAAAATTTGCTACAATTTCTTCAACAGAAAAAACAAAATTAACATTAATTTTGAATATAAAGAAAGTTTCAAAAGAGCTTGATAAAATACTATTAATATTAAAAAATAAAAAAATAATTGTAAAAAAATTAACTTCTCAAAATATACACAAAAAATTATGTAAAGAAACATTTTATATTGATATTCAAGGAAATATATCATCTCCCTTAATGCAAGAAATTATTCAAAAAATACAAAAAATTACTCATTTTGTAAAAATTTTAGGTTGTTATCCAATTGAAAATACAGCACAAATCCTAAAATAA